The Syntrophorhabdus sp. genomic sequence GTTCACATAAGGATCGAGGAAGGCAGCCTGTGAAAGGGCCGGGGCCTTCCGGCCGCGCGAGGTGCGGCAGCACATGAAATATATCGTTCTCATCGGCGACGGCATGGCGGATTTCCCCCTCGAGGAGCTCGGGGGGAAGACGCCGCTCATGGCGGCAGATAAGCCGAACATGAACATGGCGGCCCGAAAGGGTCTCACGGGAAAGGTAAAGACGGTACCCGACGGCTTTCCTCCCGGCAGTGACGTGGCGGGAATGTCCATCTTCGGCTACGACCCGGCGCTCTACTACACGGGTCGGGCCCCCATAGAGGCGTTCGGCATGGGTATCCCCATGGGGCCGGACGATGTGGCCTACCGGTGCAATCTTGTCCACATCGGGACGGGGGACGGCGGCGATACCATGGGCGACTACTCCGGCGGGCACATCTCGACCGAGGAGGCACGGGCCCTTGTCGCCTGCCTCAACGAGGAGCTCGGCTCCGAAGAAATAGCCTTCTACCCCGGGGTCGGGTACCGCCATATCATGATATGGAAAGGCGGTGCCTCAAGGCTCTCGACGACCCCTCCCCATGATATCACGGGAAAGCAGATCGCCGGGTACCTCCCCGACGGTGACGGCGCGGCCCGGGTCCGCTCCCTCATGGACCACTCCCGCGAGGTGCTCGCGTCCCATGAGGTCAACAGGAAACGTGTCGACGCCGGCAAGCTCCCGGCGAACAGCATTTGGCTCTGGGGCCAGGGCAAGAAGGCGGCCCTGCCGTCATTCAGGGAAAAGTTCGGCCTGACGGGTGCGACGGTCTGTGCCGTCGACCTCGTGCGGGGGATATCGAGCCTCGTGGGGTTCATGACCCCCGTCGTCGAGGGGGCCACGGGATACCTCGACACGGATTACGGGGCGAAGGCCCGGGCGGCGCTCAAGCTCCTTGAAGACCACGACATCGTCTATGTCCACGTGGAGGCGCCCGACGAGGCGTCCCACAGCGGCAGCATCCCTGAAAAGATAAAGGCCATCGAGCGCATCGACAGGGACGTGCTCGGCGTCCTTCTCAAGGAAACGGACAGGGACACGCGGTTTCTCATCGTCACCGATCATGCCACACCGATCGCGATGAGGACCCACTATGCCACCCCGGTGCCCTTCGCCGTTTACGACAACAGCAACCCCTCCCCGGACGAGGGTGGGGATTACGATGAGAACGCGGGCGGGGCGGTGATGAGCGGTGAGGAGATGTTACGGATACTGATCGGGGGAAAGCAGTGAGACAAAAATTCATCTTCGTGACGGGCGGCGTCGTGTCCTCCCTGGGGAAGGGCATAGCGGCGGCATCCATCGGCGCGCTTCTCGAGTCCCGGGGGCTCACTATCACCATAAAGAAGCTCGACCCTTACATCAATGTCGACCCGGGTACGATGAATCCCTTCCAGCACGGCGAGGTCTTCGTGACCGAGGACGGCGCGGAGACGGACCTTGACCTCGGGCACTATGAACGCTTCACCACCGCGACATTCTCGAAAAAATGCAATTTCACGACGGGACAGGTCTACGACACGGTCATCTCCCGGGAACGCAAGGGAGAGTATCTCGGCGGAACCGTCCAGGTCATCCCCCATATCACGGACGAGATAAAGCGCCGCGTCCTCGACGTGGACGAAGGCATCGACGTCGTCATCGTCGAGATCGGCGGCACCGTCGGCGACATAGAGGGCCTTCCTTTCCTCGAGGCGATACGCCAGCTCCGCAACGACCTGGGAAAGGAGAACTCCCTCTTCGTGCACCTGACCCTCGTCCCCTTCATCAAGACCGCCGACGAGATGAAGACGAAGCCGACACAGCACAGCGTGAACGAGCTCCGGAGGATTGGTATCCAGCCCGACATCCTCCTGTGCAGGACGGAGCGGCCCCTCTCGCAGGGCCTCAAGGACAAGATCTCCCTCTTCTGCAACGTCGAGAAGGACGCCGTCATCGCCGCCAAGGACGCCGAGGTCATCTACGAGGTCCTCATCGCCTTCCACAACGAGGGACTCGACGAGAAGATAACGAAGCTCCTCAACATCTGGGCAAAGAAGCCCGACCTCTCCAAGTGGGAAGCCATCGGCGACACCATAAAGCACCCGAAGAAAGAGGTGGACATAGCCCTCGTCGGGAAGTACGTCAAGCTCAAGGACTCCTACAAGAGCCTCAACGAGGCGCTGGTACACGGAGGCATCGCGAACGACTGCAGGGTGAATGTCCGCTACGTCGACTCCGAGGACATCGAAAAGGGCATAACGGCCGACCTCTTCAACATCGACGGCATCCTCGTCCCCGGCGGTTTCGGGGACCGCGGCATCGAGGGCAAGATCAACGCCATCGAGCACGCGCGGGAAAAGAAGATACCCTTTCTCGGCCTGTGCCTCGGCATGCAGCTCGCCGTCGTGGAGATAGGGCGCAACCTCGCGGACTGCAAAGACGCCAACAGTTGCGAATTTAACGAAAAGACGCCCTACCCCCTTATTTACCTCATCGAGGAGTTCACGGACAGGGAGAACACGGTGCAGAGACGCGACCAGTACTCCGACAAGGGCGGCACCATGCGCCTCGGCGCCTATCCCTGCGTCATCAAGCCGGGCAGCCTCGCGCACAAGGCCTACGGACAGGACGTCATCCACGAACGGCACCGCCACCGCTACGAGTTCAACATGAAATACCGCGAACGCCTCGAGAAGAGCGGCATGATCGTGTCGGGCATCTCCCCTGACGGCACGCTTGTCGAGATCGTGGAGATGAAGGGTCATCCCTGGTTCCTGGGATGCCAGTTCCATCCCGAGTTCAAGTCGAAGCCCTTCGACCCCCATCCGTTGTTCCGGGATTTTA encodes the following:
- a CDS encoding cofactor-independent phosphoglycerate mutase, which codes for MKYIVLIGDGMADFPLEELGGKTPLMAADKPNMNMAARKGLTGKVKTVPDGFPPGSDVAGMSIFGYDPALYYTGRAPIEAFGMGIPMGPDDVAYRCNLVHIGTGDGGDTMGDYSGGHISTEEARALVACLNEELGSEEIAFYPGVGYRHIMIWKGGASRLSTTPPHDITGKQIAGYLPDGDGAARVRSLMDHSREVLASHEVNRKRVDAGKLPANSIWLWGQGKKAALPSFREKFGLTGATVCAVDLVRGISSLVGFMTPVVEGATGYLDTDYGAKARAALKLLEDHDIVYVHVEAPDEASHSGSIPEKIKAIERIDRDVLGVLLKETDRDTRFLIVTDHATPIAMRTHYATPVPFAVYDNSNPSPDEGGDYDENAGGAVMSGEEMLRILIGGKQ
- a CDS encoding CTP synthase, producing the protein MRQKFIFVTGGVVSSLGKGIAAASIGALLESRGLTITIKKLDPYINVDPGTMNPFQHGEVFVTEDGAETDLDLGHYERFTTATFSKKCNFTTGQVYDTVISRERKGEYLGGTVQVIPHITDEIKRRVLDVDEGIDVVIVEIGGTVGDIEGLPFLEAIRQLRNDLGKENSLFVHLTLVPFIKTADEMKTKPTQHSVNELRRIGIQPDILLCRTERPLSQGLKDKISLFCNVEKDAVIAAKDAEVIYEVLIAFHNEGLDEKITKLLNIWAKKPDLSKWEAIGDTIKHPKKEVDIALVGKYVKLKDSYKSLNEALVHGGIANDCRVNVRYVDSEDIEKGITADLFNIDGILVPGGFGDRGIEGKINAIEHAREKKIPFLGLCLGMQLAVVEIGRNLADCKDANSCEFNEKTPYPLIYLIEEFTDRENTVQRRDQYSDKGGTMRLGAYPCVIKPGSLAHKAYGQDVIHERHRHRYEFNMKYRERLEKSGMIVSGISPDGTLVEIVEMKGHPWFLGCQFHPEFKSKPFDPHPLFRDFIKASLKRRQERLKCKKK